In Salinibacterium sp. dk2585, a single window of DNA contains:
- a CDS encoding DUF3040 domain-containing protein: MPLSEREQRLLDEMERSLYQNDADFVSTVSQRRGAPNYRLLVGGVLIALAGVAAIVVGVVIKQPLVGVLGFIVVFGGALLAISSPRRSDSPVSPVAGPSRGKSHAGFMDRMNERWERRQGER; this comes from the coding sequence ATGCCGCTGTCTGAACGTGAGCAGCGTCTCCTCGACGAGATGGAGCGCAGCCTCTATCAAAATGACGCCGACTTCGTGTCGACGGTGAGTCAGCGCCGGGGCGCCCCGAACTATCGCCTGCTCGTGGGCGGTGTGCTCATCGCACTCGCCGGTGTCGCAGCGATCGTGGTCGGTGTCGTCATCAAGCAGCCGCTTGTCGGCGTTCTCGGCTTCATCGTCGTCTTCGGCGGTGCGCTTCTCGCGATCTCCTCGCCCCGCCGATCGGATTCTCCCGTTAGCCCCGTCGCTGGTCCATCTCGCGGCAAGTCCCATGCAGGGTTCATGGATCGTATGAACGAGCGCTGGGAGCGCCGACAGGGCGAACGCTGA
- a CDS encoding class II 3-deoxy-7-phosphoheptulonate synthase, giving the protein MLTGLDYWRTLPIKQQPQWPDADAVGAASDEIASLPPLVFAGEVDQLRTRLADAAAGKAFLLQGGDCAETFAGATADQIRNRVKTILQMAVVLTYGASMPIVKMGRMAGQFAKPRSSDTETRGDVTLPAYRGDIVNGYDFTPESREADPRRLVQGYHTSASTLNLIRAFTQGGFADLREVHSWNRGFASNPANKRYEALAREIDKAIRFMEAAGADFEELKRVEFYSSHEGLLMDYERPMTRIDSRTGTPYNTSAHFLWIGERTRDLDGAHIDFFSRLRNPIGIKLGPSVTADEMKRIIDKLDPEREPGRLTFITRMGAGKIRDALPPLLEAIKGMDANPLWVTDPMHGNGITTPTGYKTRRFDDVMDEVKGFFEAHRAAGTHPGGIHIELTGDDVTECLGGSEFIDEATLATRYESLCDPRLNHMQSLELAFLVAEELSAS; this is encoded by the coding sequence GTGCTCACAGGCCTCGACTATTGGCGCACGCTTCCCATCAAGCAGCAGCCGCAGTGGCCCGATGCCGACGCGGTCGGCGCCGCCTCGGACGAGATCGCCTCGCTGCCGCCGCTCGTGTTCGCTGGCGAGGTCGACCAGCTGCGCACACGTCTGGCGGATGCCGCTGCGGGCAAGGCATTCCTGCTGCAGGGTGGTGACTGCGCCGAGACCTTCGCGGGTGCCACGGCCGACCAGATCCGCAACCGGGTCAAGACGATCCTCCAGATGGCGGTCGTGCTCACTTATGGCGCCTCGATGCCGATCGTCAAGATGGGGCGCATGGCGGGCCAGTTCGCCAAGCCGCGTTCGAGCGACACCGAGACCCGCGGCGATGTCACGCTTCCGGCCTACCGCGGGGACATCGTCAACGGCTACGACTTCACGCCTGAGTCGCGGGAGGCGGATCCCCGCCGCCTCGTGCAGGGGTACCACACCTCCGCGTCGACGCTGAACCTCATCCGCGCATTCACGCAGGGTGGCTTCGCCGACCTGCGCGAGGTGCACAGCTGGAACCGCGGCTTCGCCTCGAACCCGGCCAACAAGCGCTACGAGGCGCTCGCCCGCGAGATCGACAAGGCCATCCGGTTCATGGAGGCTGCGGGTGCCGACTTCGAGGAGCTCAAGCGCGTCGAGTTCTACTCGAGCCACGAGGGCCTCCTCATGGACTACGAGCGCCCCATGACGCGCATCGATTCGCGCACGGGCACGCCCTACAACACCTCGGCGCACTTCCTCTGGATCGGTGAGCGCACTCGCGACCTCGATGGTGCCCACATCGACTTCTTCTCGCGCCTTCGCAACCCGATCGGAATCAAGCTCGGTCCGAGCGTGACTGCGGATGAGATGAAGAGGATCATCGACAAGCTCGACCCGGAGCGCGAGCCAGGGCGACTCACCTTCATCACGCGCATGGGCGCTGGCAAGATCCGCGACGCCCTGCCGCCACTCCTCGAAGCGATCAAGGGCATGGATGCCAATCCGCTCTGGGTCACCGACCCCATGCACGGCAATGGGATCACGACGCCGACCGGCTACAAGACCCGCCGTTTCGACGATGTCATGGATGAGGTCAAGGGCTTCTTCGAGGCACATCGCGCCGCCGGCACGCACCCCGGCGGTATCCACATCGAGCTCACGGGCGACGACGTGACCGAGTGCCTGGGCGGTTCTGAGTTCATCGACGAGGCGACCCTTGCGACGCGCTACGAGTCGCTGTGCGACCCGCGACTCAACCACATGCAGTCGCTCGAACTTGCGTTCCTCGTCGCGGAGGAGCTCAGCGCCAGCTGA
- the mraZ gene encoding division/cell wall cluster transcriptional repressor MraZ — MFLGTYAPKLDDKGRVILPAKFRQELENGVVLARGQERCLYVFSTREFEELADKMRQAPVTGKQARDYMRLFLSGATAEVPDSQNRVTIPAALRAYAGLDRELTVIGVGNRAEIWDTAAWEAYYAEQESAFADTTEEVIPGLF, encoded by the coding sequence ATGTTCCTTGGCACCTACGCGCCCAAGCTCGACGACAAGGGTCGAGTGATCCTTCCCGCCAAGTTCCGCCAGGAGCTGGAGAACGGCGTAGTGCTTGCTCGCGGCCAGGAGCGTTGCCTCTACGTCTTCAGCACGCGTGAGTTCGAGGAGCTCGCCGACAAGATGCGTCAGGCCCCCGTCACGGGCAAGCAGGCCCGCGACTACATGCGCCTCTTCCTCTCCGGAGCCACGGCAGAGGTGCCGGACAGCCAGAACCGAGTCACGATCCCCGCTGCCCTGCGCGCCTACGCGGGCCTCGACCGCGAGCTCACCGTGATCGGTGTGGGCAACCGCGCCGAGATCTGGGACACCGCCGCGTGGGAGGCCTACTACGCCGAGCAGGAAAGTGCCTTCGCTGACACCACGGAGGAGGTGATCCCGGGACTCTTCTAG
- a CDS encoding polyprenyl synthetase family protein, with protein sequence MTESTRIVEQVQANIDRTLEAQATQLADVSPDLSPFIDWSRELLSGGKRFRALFCYWGWRAAGGSPDGPLEAIVNAATALEFFHAAALVHDDIIDNSDTRRGMPAAHRRFERLHRETGWSGDADSFGRSSAILLGDLLLGWSDEILDAGLHSLGDASAALTARREFNRMRTEVTAGQYLDVLEEHSWRSWPDDSLLERAQRVIVYKSAKYSVEAPLLIGAALSGASIEQSTAFRDFGLPLGIAYQLRDDLLGVYGDPTETGKPSGDDLREGKRTVLVAQARRRMPGPSTRLLDELLGDPELSDEQVRTLQSTLLQSGAVDDVERAIQRNADRARAALDSASINPEARGRLIELVEKVTQRVV encoded by the coding sequence GTGACTGAGAGTACGCGGATAGTTGAGCAGGTTCAGGCAAACATCGACCGCACTCTCGAGGCCCAGGCGACACAACTGGCCGACGTCTCCCCCGACTTGAGTCCTTTTATCGACTGGTCACGTGAGCTGCTCTCGGGCGGCAAGCGCTTCCGCGCGCTGTTCTGCTACTGGGGGTGGCGTGCGGCGGGGGGTTCCCCGGACGGGCCGCTCGAAGCAATCGTGAATGCCGCCACGGCCCTCGAATTCTTCCACGCAGCAGCTCTCGTGCACGACGACATCATCGACAACTCCGACACTCGCCGCGGCATGCCGGCAGCCCACCGGCGCTTCGAACGCCTCCACCGGGAGACGGGATGGTCGGGCGACGCCGACTCCTTCGGGCGATCGAGCGCGATCCTCCTCGGCGACCTGCTCCTGGGCTGGAGCGACGAGATCCTTGATGCCGGCCTGCACTCGCTCGGCGATGCATCCGCTGCCCTCACCGCGCGTCGCGAGTTCAACCGCATGCGCACCGAGGTCACGGCTGGCCAGTATCTCGATGTGCTCGAGGAGCACTCGTGGCGGTCCTGGCCGGATGACTCACTACTCGAGCGCGCCCAGCGGGTGATCGTCTACAAGTCCGCCAAATACAGCGTCGAGGCCCCGCTCCTCATCGGGGCGGCCCTGAGCGGCGCGAGCATCGAGCAGTCGACGGCATTTCGGGACTTCGGGCTTCCCCTCGGCATCGCGTACCAGCTGAGGGACGACCTCCTCGGCGTCTATGGCGATCCGACTGAGACCGGCAAGCCCTCGGGTGATGACCTTCGCGAAGGCAAGCGCACGGTGCTCGTCGCGCAGGCGCGTCGACGGATGCCCGGGCCCTCGACCCGGCTGCTCGATGAACTCCTCGGCGACCCCGAACTGAGCGACGAGCAGGTCAGGACCCTCCAGTCGACCCTGTTGCAGAGTGGCGCCGTCGACGACGTGGAGCGGGCCATCCAGCGCAACGCAGACCGCGCCCGCGCAGCCCTCGATTCGGCGTCGATCAACCCCGAGGCCCGGGGACGGCTCATCGAGCTCGTCGAGAAGGTTACGCAGCGCGTCGTCTGA
- a CDS encoding LysM peptidoglycan-binding domain-containing protein, whose amino-acid sequence MTTLTDRATSRGLFRDRSRAARASLSTVPIVIASSLAMSMNLTGPVVVDTERTTDRDDSDSRSHLRENVRAAFAGVHAKSEATASAPEGDFAFASAPATYTVKEGDSISGIAGRYGLSTATVLAMNGLGWKSIIHPGQVLVLSKTAVPVTPTPAVRSASAYTIAAGDTISGIASKFGVSAKAVLAANGLSAQSIIYPGQKLTIPSSSTVASAAPTAAATHAATSHTVVSGETATSIAQRHGVSLGALLSANGLTTSSTIFAGQSLVVPGVQPAGTVPAAADVVVPMTPEMEGHARTIVSVGRSLGVDDYGLVIALAAAAQESTLRNLDWGDLDSVGLFQQRPSAGWGTVAQLTTPDYAARLFFGGPSNPNAGVTRGLLDIPGWHGMTVTQAAQAVQISAFPDAYAKWETSARAWLAQLS is encoded by the coding sequence ATGACCACTCTCACTGACCGAGCCACCTCGCGCGGACTGTTCCGCGACCGCTCTCGCGCCGCACGCGCCTCGCTATCCACGGTGCCGATCGTCATCGCGTCCTCGCTCGCCATGAGCATGAACCTCACGGGCCCCGTCGTGGTCGACACGGAACGGACTACCGATCGCGACGACTCCGACTCGCGCTCCCACCTCAGGGAGAACGTGCGCGCGGCATTCGCCGGCGTGCACGCGAAGAGCGAAGCGACCGCGAGTGCTCCTGAGGGCGACTTCGCCTTCGCTTCAGCCCCCGCGACCTACACGGTCAAGGAGGGTGATTCGATCAGCGGTATCGCCGGTCGCTACGGTCTCTCCACCGCGACGGTGCTCGCCATGAATGGACTCGGGTGGAAGTCGATCATCCACCCCGGCCAGGTGCTCGTGCTGTCGAAGACCGCGGTCCCTGTGACTCCCACGCCCGCCGTCCGCAGCGCATCGGCCTACACGATCGCCGCAGGAGACACCATCAGTGGCATCGCCTCCAAGTTCGGAGTCAGCGCGAAGGCGGTGCTTGCCGCGAATGGCCTCAGCGCGCAGTCGATCATCTACCCGGGCCAGAAGCTGACCATCCCGAGCAGCAGCACCGTCGCATCCGCGGCTCCCACCGCTGCGGCCACCCATGCAGCAACGAGCCACACGGTCGTCTCCGGCGAGACCGCCACCTCAATCGCACAGCGCCACGGCGTGAGCCTCGGGGCGCTCCTCTCCGCCAACGGCCTGACCACATCGAGCACGATCTTCGCGGGCCAGAGCCTCGTGGTCCCCGGCGTGCAGCCCGCCGGTACCGTCCCGGCAGCGGCGGACGTCGTCGTGCCCATGACCCCGGAGATGGAGGGCCACGCGCGCACGATCGTCTCCGTCGGGCGCTCCCTCGGCGTCGACGACTACGGTCTCGTGATCGCGCTCGCGGCGGCGGCCCAGGAGTCCACGCTGCGCAACCTCGACTGGGGCGACCTCGACTCTGTCGGGCTCTTCCAGCAGCGCCCGAGCGCTGGCTGGGGAACCGTCGCACAGCTCACGACCCCCGACTACGCCGCCAGGCTGTTCTTCGGCGGTCCGAGTAACCCCAATGCCGGCGTGACCCGCGGCCTCCTCGACATCCCCGGCTGGCACGGAATGACCGTGACCCAGGCGGCGCAGGCCGTGCAGATCTCCGCGTTCCCCGACGCCTACGCCAAGTGGGAGACCTCGGCGCGGGCATGGCTCGCACAACTCAGCTGA
- a CDS encoding 1-acyl-sn-glycerol-3-phosphate acyltransferase: protein MFYWFMKNLVAGPILRTVFRPWVVGHENIPKTGGVILASNHLSVIDSVFLPLVMDRRISFLAKSDYYTAKGLKGWAIKNFLTATGMLPIDRSGGKASEASLNTGLGVLARGEVLGIYPEGTRSPDGKLYRGRTGVARMILEGGVPVVPVVMVDTEKVMPIGTRIPKVRRVGVIIGKPLDFSRFEGMEGDRFILRSITDEIIYELMRLGEQEYSDVYASSVKEKRGSLSR from the coding sequence ATGTTCTATTGGTTCATGAAGAACCTGGTCGCAGGCCCGATCCTGCGCACCGTGTTCAGGCCGTGGGTGGTTGGGCACGAGAACATCCCCAAGACGGGCGGCGTGATCCTCGCAAGCAATCACCTTTCTGTCATCGACTCGGTCTTCCTGCCGCTTGTCATGGATCGGCGCATCAGCTTCCTCGCCAAGAGTGACTACTACACCGCCAAGGGCCTCAAGGGCTGGGCGATCAAGAACTTCCTGACGGCAACGGGGATGCTGCCCATCGACCGCTCGGGCGGCAAGGCGAGCGAGGCATCCCTCAATACTGGCCTCGGCGTGCTGGCGAGGGGCGAGGTGCTCGGCATCTACCCCGAAGGCACCCGCAGCCCTGACGGCAAGCTCTATCGCGGTCGCACGGGCGTCGCCCGCATGATCCTCGAGGGCGGAGTGCCTGTCGTGCCCGTCGTCATGGTCGACACCGAGAAGGTCATGCCGATCGGCACCAGAATCCCCAAGGTGCGCCGGGTCGGCGTGATCATCGGCAAGCCTCTCGATTTCTCTCGTTTCGAGGGCATGGAGGGTGATCGCTTCATCCTGAGGTCGATCACCGACGAGATCATCTACGAACTGATGCGCCTGGGCGAACAGGAGTATTCAGACGTGTACGCGTCGTCGGTCAAGGAGAAGCGCGGCTCCCTCAGTCGCTGA
- a CDS encoding Rv2175c family DNA-binding protein, with the protein MTEATDIRWLTIPDLVETLGIGVSKVRRLIEDRSLAARRIDGVWQVPEMFIRDGEPLSELRGTLIVLTDAGFSDDEALDWLLSPEESLGTSPIEALRAGRKAEVRRVAQALA; encoded by the coding sequence GTGACTGAAGCCACAGACATCCGTTGGTTGACCATCCCCGATCTTGTGGAGACACTCGGGATAGGCGTGAGCAAGGTGCGCCGCCTCATCGAGGACCGAAGCCTCGCCGCGCGTCGCATCGATGGGGTGTGGCAGGTGCCGGAAATGTTCATCCGTGACGGGGAGCCCCTGTCGGAACTGCGGGGCACGCTCATTGTCTTGACGGATGCGGGTTTCAGTGATGACGAAGCGCTCGACTGGCTGCTCTCACCGGAGGAGAGCCTCGGCACCTCGCCCATCGAGGCGTTGCGGGCCGGACGCAAGGCCGAGGTTCGACGGGTCGCACAGGCCCTCGCCTGA
- the pknB gene encoding Stk1 family PASTA domain-containing Ser/Thr kinase — protein sequence MSTVSSDPMIGRLLDGRYQVRSRIARGGMATVYLATDLRLERRVAIKVIHPHLADDSQYRLRFIQEARSAARLAHPNVVNVYDQGQDDETAYLVMEYLPGITLRDLLNDHRVLTTEQALDIMEAVLSGLAAAHRSGIVHRDLKPENVLLADDGRIKISDFGLARAASAATATGNALLGTVAYLSPELVTRGVADTRSDIYAIGIMLYEMLAGEQPFQGEQPFHVAQQHANDTVPTPSTLNPRVPAELDELVLWATARDPEQRPRDAGIMLSQLLETQRILSGLGNDDTTPMQHTMVLPMAVGGTDATQVIAPVQPIRPDADLGPNVATLTEKSAKRKSRGGWLVALVLLLAGLAAGAGWYFGAGPGASVSVPDVAGLEPAAAAEALEAQNLVVAAENATAHSPTVPVDRIIGTDPPVGSAVEHGSTVTLIVSLGPEMLPIPTLVGLSEADALTAIADARFTAGTSRYVFHADSAAGTVLQALGAGDVDLVPGETYGEQQEITLIVSRGPIPDVSGQAVEEAKALLAEAGLTGVEAVEEYNDTIPAGLVIRAQAPQGQATVPEGGAVDLIISKGIEQVAVPDVEGDFWADAKAALEGAGLTVDFADLLSGTIANSPLANVATVTGANPAAGSMVDKGSAVQLKLRVL from the coding sequence GTGAGCACTGTGAGTTCTGACCCGATGATTGGACGTCTGCTCGACGGCCGATACCAGGTGCGCTCACGCATCGCCCGCGGTGGCATGGCGACCGTCTACCTCGCGACCGACCTGAGGCTCGAACGGCGCGTCGCCATCAAGGTCATCCACCCACACCTGGCGGATGACTCGCAGTACCGCCTGCGATTCATCCAGGAGGCCAGGTCTGCCGCGAGGCTCGCCCACCCGAACGTCGTCAACGTCTACGACCAGGGTCAGGATGACGAGACCGCCTACCTCGTGATGGAGTACCTGCCCGGCATCACGCTGCGCGACCTCCTCAATGACCACCGCGTACTCACGACCGAACAGGCACTCGACATCATGGAGGCCGTGCTGAGCGGCCTCGCCGCGGCGCACCGGAGCGGGATCGTGCACCGTGACCTCAAGCCCGAGAACGTGCTCCTCGCCGACGACGGACGCATCAAGATCAGCGACTTCGGGCTCGCGCGCGCCGCATCCGCCGCCACTGCGACCGGCAACGCGCTGCTCGGAACCGTCGCCTACCTCTCCCCCGAACTCGTCACGCGCGGTGTCGCCGACACCCGAAGCGATATCTACGCGATCGGCATCATGCTCTACGAGATGCTCGCGGGCGAGCAGCCCTTCCAGGGCGAGCAACCCTTCCACGTCGCTCAGCAGCACGCGAATGACACCGTGCCGACTCCCAGCACACTCAACCCGCGAGTGCCCGCGGAACTCGACGAGCTCGTGCTCTGGGCGACCGCTCGCGACCCCGAACAGCGGCCCCGCGACGCCGGCATCATGCTGAGCCAGTTGCTCGAGACGCAGAGGATCCTCTCGGGACTGGGCAACGACGACACGACGCCCATGCAGCACACCATGGTGCTCCCCATGGCGGTTGGCGGCACCGACGCGACACAGGTCATCGCGCCCGTGCAGCCCATACGCCCAGACGCCGACCTCGGCCCGAACGTCGCCACGCTCACCGAGAAGAGCGCCAAGCGCAAGTCGCGCGGCGGTTGGCTCGTTGCGCTCGTGCTCCTGCTGGCGGGACTCGCGGCGGGAGCTGGCTGGTATTTCGGCGCAGGGCCGGGCGCGAGCGTGTCGGTTCCCGACGTCGCCGGACTCGAGCCGGCCGCCGCGGCTGAAGCGCTCGAGGCACAGAACCTCGTGGTCGCGGCTGAGAACGCGACGGCCCACAGCCCCACCGTTCCCGTTGACAGGATCATTGGCACCGACCCGCCCGTCGGCAGCGCTGTCGAGCATGGTTCGACGGTCACCCTCATCGTCTCGCTGGGACCGGAGATGCTCCCGATCCCCACCCTCGTTGGCTTGTCGGAGGCGGATGCCCTCACGGCGATCGCCGATGCGCGCTTCACAGCGGGAACATCGCGCTACGTCTTCCATGCCGACTCCGCAGCGGGCACCGTGCTCCAAGCGCTCGGCGCGGGAGACGTCGACCTGGTGCCGGGCGAGACCTATGGCGAGCAGCAGGAGATCACGCTGATCGTCTCGCGCGGCCCTATTCCGGATGTCTCCGGCCAGGCGGTCGAGGAGGCGAAGGCCCTCCTCGCAGAGGCTGGACTCACGGGCGTCGAGGCGGTCGAGGAGTACAACGACACGATCCCCGCCGGGCTCGTCATCCGCGCGCAGGCGCCGCAGGGCCAGGCAACAGTCCCGGAGGGCGGCGCTGTCGATCTGATCATCTCGAAGGGCATCGAGCAGGTCGCCGTGCCCGACGTGGAGGGCGATTTCTGGGCCGACGCGAAGGCAGCTCTTGAAGGGGCGGGGCTCACCGTTGACTTCGCCGACCTGCTCAGCGGCACGATTGCGAACTCGCCACTGGCCAACGTGGCTACCGTGACTGGCGCGAATCCCGCGGCCGGAAGCATGGTCGACAAGGGTTCCGCAGTCCAGCTCAAGCTACGAGTCCTGTAG
- the rsmH gene encoding 16S rRNA (cytosine(1402)-N(4))-methyltransferase RsmH, whose translation MTEANEIHTPVMLERTIELLAPAISEPGAVVVDATLGMGGHSEALLERFPGLTLVGLDRDPEALAIAGQRLERFGDRVHLVHTIYDEFEEALDGLGIAEVQGILFDLGVSSLQLDRVERGFSYSKDAPLDMRMDSTSDLTAERVLAEYSEAELRRIFRDYGEERLAPRYAQRIVAERARTPLTSSAQLVRIITEATPVAIQRKGHPAKRVFQALRIEVNQELAVLERAIPAAVDSLGVGGRIVVLAYQSLEDRLVKRYLAAHSTSSAPAGLPVELPEHAPELRLLVRGAELAPEQERELNPRAIPVRLRAAERIRRAA comes from the coding sequence ATGACTGAAGCCAACGAGATCCACACCCCCGTCATGCTCGAGCGCACGATTGAGTTGCTCGCGCCCGCCATCAGTGAACCCGGCGCGGTCGTCGTGGACGCAACCCTCGGCATGGGAGGTCATTCCGAGGCCCTCCTCGAGCGGTTCCCGGGGCTGACCCTCGTCGGGCTCGACCGCGACCCCGAGGCGCTCGCCATCGCGGGCCAACGCCTCGAGCGCTTCGGTGACCGAGTGCACCTCGTCCACACCATCTACGACGAGTTTGAGGAAGCACTCGACGGGCTCGGCATTGCGGAGGTGCAGGGCATCCTCTTCGACCTCGGCGTCTCGTCGCTCCAGCTCGACCGCGTGGAGCGAGGCTTCTCCTATTCGAAGGATGCGCCCCTCGACATGCGCATGGACTCGACATCCGACCTGACTGCCGAGCGCGTGCTGGCGGAGTACTCCGAGGCCGAGCTTCGGCGGATCTTCCGCGACTATGGCGAGGAGCGACTCGCCCCCCGCTACGCCCAGCGAATCGTCGCGGAGCGCGCTCGCACGCCGCTCACCTCATCCGCTCAACTGGTGCGCATCATCACGGAGGCGACGCCTGTCGCGATCCAGCGCAAGGGCCACCCCGCCAAGCGCGTCTTCCAGGCGCTGCGTATCGAGGTCAACCAGGAGCTCGCCGTGCTCGAGCGGGCCATCCCGGCCGCCGTCGACAGCCTCGGGGTCGGCGGTCGCATCGTCGTGCTTGCCTACCAGTCCCTCGAGGACCGCCTCGTCAAGCGGTATCTCGCAGCCCACTCGACGTCGAGCGCGCCGGCCGGGCTCCCCGTGGAACTGCCGGAACACGCGCCCGAGCTTCGGCTCCTCGTCAGGGGTGCAGAGCTCGCGCCCGAGCAGGAGCGCGAACTCAACCCACGTGCCATCCCCGTGCGGCTCCGCGCCGCCGAACGCATCAGGAGGGCGGCATGA
- a CDS encoding ROK family glucokinase — translation MHAVGIDIGGTKIAGALVAEDGTILRSERSPTPAGSPAAIVEVVVGMITRLSEGHDVMAAGVAAAGFIDEQQSTVYYAPNINWRNEPFRDRLMAELDLDVTIDNDANAAGWAEFRFGAGRGVDDMTMLTIGTGVGGAVVAGGQLVRGGFGAGAELGHLRVVPGGLPCGCGARGCIEQYGSGRALLRMANEIADVGGIGLRLAEIREHNGTLRGEDVAELIAADDPGAVQALRELGGWLGQACASLGAVLDPRLFVFGGGVAAAGELLLAPIRETYLAHLPARGYHPEPRFVTAQLVNDAGVVGAADLARLHFRSR, via the coding sequence ATGCACGCAGTCGGAATTGACATTGGTGGCACCAAGATCGCGGGAGCACTCGTCGCTGAAGACGGCACGATCCTGCGCTCCGAACGCTCGCCGACGCCAGCCGGCAGCCCCGCCGCGATCGTCGAGGTCGTCGTCGGCATGATCACACGCCTTTCGGAAGGCCACGACGTCATGGCCGCCGGCGTCGCGGCGGCGGGCTTCATCGACGAGCAGCAGTCGACCGTGTATTACGCGCCCAACATCAACTGGCGAAACGAGCCGTTCCGCGACCGCCTCATGGCCGAGCTCGACCTTGACGTCACGATCGACAACGACGCGAATGCCGCGGGATGGGCAGAGTTTCGCTTCGGCGCGGGTCGCGGTGTCGACGACATGACGATGCTCACGATCGGCACGGGTGTCGGGGGAGCGGTTGTCGCGGGCGGACAGCTGGTGCGCGGCGGTTTCGGGGCGGGCGCGGAGCTCGGCCACCTGCGGGTGGTGCCCGGTGGCCTCCCGTGCGGTTGCGGGGCCCGCGGATGCATCGAGCAATACGGTTCGGGGCGCGCGCTCCTGCGCATGGCGAATGAGATCGCCGACGTGGGCGGAATCGGCTTGCGCCTTGCCGAGATTCGCGAGCACAATGGCACACTCCGCGGCGAGGACGTGGCCGAGCTGATCGCCGCCGATGACCCCGGCGCCGTGCAGGCGCTCCGGGAGTTGGGCGGCTGGCTTGGCCAGGCCTGCGCGTCGCTTGGTGCCGTGCTCGATCCGCGGCTCTTCGTCTTCGGCGGCGGCGTCGCTGCCGCGGGGGAGCTGCTGCTGGCGCCAATCCGCGAGACGTACCTCGCGCATCTGCCTGCTCGCGGCTATCATCCCGAGCCGAGGTTCGTCACGGCGCAGCTCGTCAACGATGCTGGCGTCGTGGGCGCGGCCGACCTTGCCCGGCTGCACTTCCGCTCGCGCTAG